In Vibrio lentus, a single genomic region encodes these proteins:
- the lspA gene encoding signal peptidase II: MSEVSLKQSGVRWLWLALLVFLADIGIKLFVMDNMGYGWANRIEVLPFFNFLYVHNYGAAFSFLSDQSGWQRWLFTGIAFAVTGMLTYWMSKLPAAEKWNNIAYAIIIGGAVGNVFDRVVHGFVVDYLDFYWGTYHWPAFNLADMGICIGAAMIILDGFRKKDESK; the protein is encoded by the coding sequence ATGAGTGAAGTTTCGTTAAAACAATCTGGTGTTCGTTGGTTATGGCTGGCTTTGCTGGTGTTCCTTGCTGATATCGGCATCAAACTCTTTGTCATGGACAACATGGGTTATGGCTGGGCAAACCGTATTGAGGTGTTGCCATTCTTTAACTTTTTGTATGTTCATAACTATGGTGCGGCATTTAGCTTTCTGAGTGATCAGAGCGGCTGGCAGCGTTGGTTATTTACGGGTATCGCATTTGCGGTAACGGGTATGCTGACATACTGGATGAGTAAACTACCTGCTGCAGAAAAGTGGAATAACATTGCTTATGCGATCATCATTGGTGGCGCGGTAGGTAACGTGTTCGACCGTGTTGTACATGGTTTTGTGGTTGATTACCTAGACTTCTACTGGGGTACTTACCATTGGCCTGCATTCAACTTGGCTGATATGGGGATCTGTATCGGTGCTGCGATGATCATCTTGGATGGCTTCCGCAAGAAAGATGAAAGCAAATAG
- the fkpB gene encoding FKBP-type peptidyl-prolyl cis-trans isomerase: MAAIKNDSAVTLHFTIKMKDGSVADSTENMGKPAKFVMGDGSLSENFEACLLGLEAGTEKSIELKAQDAFGMPNPDHIHHMDKAKFAGGTDVEVGTIMAFSGPDGMEIPGIITDIAGDSVTVDFNHPLAGQDVTFDVNILAVE; the protein is encoded by the coding sequence GTGGCAGCAATTAAAAATGATTCAGCAGTAACTCTACATTTTACGATTAAAATGAAGGATGGTTCAGTTGCCGATAGCACCGAAAATATGGGCAAGCCCGCTAAGTTCGTTATGGGTGATGGTAGCCTAAGCGAAAACTTCGAAGCGTGTTTGCTTGGGCTTGAAGCTGGGACGGAAAAGTCTATCGAACTGAAAGCACAAGATGCGTTTGGTATGCCTAACCCAGACCATATCCACCACATGGATAAAGCAAAGTTTGCTGGTGGTACTGATGTTGAAGTCGGTACTATCATGGCGTTCTCTGGCCCTGACGGTATGGAGATCCCGGGTATTATCACTGATATTGCAGGTGATTCAGTGACCGTTGATTTTAATCACCCATTAGCAGGCCAAGACGTTACGTTTGACGTCAACATCTTAGCGGTGGAATAA
- the ispH gene encoding 4-hydroxy-3-methylbut-2-enyl diphosphate reductase: MSNEMKIMLANPRGFCAGVDRAISIVERALEMYQPPIYVRHEVVHNRFVVEGLKQRGAIFVEELSEVPDDNIVIFSAHGVSQAVRKEAKERELTVFDATCPLVTKVHMEVARASRKHMEVVLIGHAGHPEVEGTMGQYASQTGGMYLVEKPEDVQNLVVNDPSNLHYVSQTTLSVDETADVIEELRRVFPEIQGPRKDDICYATQNRQDAIREMAGDVDVVIVVGSKNSSNSTRLKELAEKLGTPGYLTDCPEDIQTEWVEGKKKIGVTAGASAPEELVNQILDRIRELGATEVEEIQGREENMFFEVPKELQIKQVD; the protein is encoded by the coding sequence ATGAGCAATGAAATGAAAATAATGTTAGCTAACCCTCGTGGCTTTTGTGCTGGTGTCGATCGTGCGATCAGCATCGTAGAACGCGCACTCGAAATGTATCAGCCACCGATCTATGTTCGCCATGAAGTGGTGCACAACCGCTTTGTTGTTGAGGGGCTCAAGCAGCGTGGTGCTATTTTTGTCGAAGAACTGAGTGAAGTGCCAGACGACAACATCGTGATCTTCTCTGCTCACGGTGTCTCTCAAGCGGTTCGTAAAGAAGCGAAAGAGCGTGAACTCACGGTATTTGATGCAACATGTCCATTGGTAACCAAAGTACACATGGAAGTTGCTCGTGCGAGCCGCAAGCATATGGAAGTGGTACTGATTGGTCACGCGGGTCACCCTGAAGTGGAAGGCACTATGGGTCAGTACGCTAGCCAAACTGGCGGTATGTATTTGGTTGAGAAGCCAGAGGACGTACAGAACCTAGTGGTAAATGATCCAAGCAACTTGCATTACGTTAGCCAAACCACGCTGTCAGTTGATGAAACTGCGGATGTGATTGAAGAGTTACGTCGCGTGTTCCCTGAGATCCAAGGGCCACGTAAAGATGACATTTGCTACGCAACACAAAACCGTCAAGACGCAATTCGCGAGATGGCCGGTGATGTTGATGTTGTGATTGTTGTCGGTTCTAAGAACTCATCGAATTCAACACGTTTGAAAGAGCTGGCTGAGAAGCTAGGCACGCCAGGTTACCTAACCGATTGTCCTGAAGACATTCAAACAGAATGGGTTGAAGGCAAAAAGAAAATTGGTGTGACAGCGGGTGCTTCAGCGCCTGAAGAGCTAGTAAACCAAATCTTAGATCGTATTCGTGAGTTGGGCGCAACTGAAGTTGAAGAGATTCAAGGCCGTGAAGAGAACATGTTCTTCGAAGTACCAAAAGAGCTGCAGATTAAGCAAGTCGACTAA
- the btsR gene encoding two-component system response regulator BtsR — MLKALVVDDELFAREELIELLTETGEVEIIGQASNAIEGLKQINLLKPDVVYLDIQMPQVTGIELLSMLDPDTMPYVVFVTAYDQYAIQAFEDNAFDYLLKPVEPCRLNKSVCRLNKVIKQNQKAPEQNISAIAPCHLEQIPCIGHNRIVIMASQTVECAYSDISGVHVRSSSQTATSQLTLKILEEKTDLIRCHRQYLINIKSIQEIKLLENGLAEIITLTGFEVPVSRRYLKTLKEQLGLQ; from the coding sequence ATGTTAAAGGCATTAGTTGTCGATGATGAACTTTTTGCTCGCGAAGAGCTGATTGAGCTACTGACTGAAACCGGTGAAGTAGAAATCATTGGCCAAGCGAGTAACGCGATCGAAGGACTGAAACAGATCAACCTTCTCAAGCCGGATGTGGTGTATTTGGATATCCAAATGCCGCAGGTTACCGGTATCGAACTGTTAAGCATGCTTGACCCAGACACCATGCCTTACGTGGTGTTCGTCACCGCCTACGACCAATATGCGATTCAAGCCTTTGAAGACAATGCCTTTGATTACCTACTCAAGCCAGTTGAACCTTGTCGATTAAACAAGAGTGTTTGTCGTCTGAATAAGGTCATCAAGCAGAACCAGAAAGCGCCAGAACAAAACATCTCAGCGATTGCTCCCTGCCACTTAGAGCAAATCCCGTGCATTGGTCACAACCGCATAGTGATCATGGCAAGCCAAACGGTCGAGTGCGCTTATTCAGATATCAGCGGTGTGCATGTTCGTAGTTCATCACAAACCGCCACTTCACAGTTAACCCTGAAGATCCTAGAAGAAAAGACCGATTTGATCCGCTGTCATCGCCAATATTTGATCAACATAAAATCGATCCAAGAGATCAAATTGTTAGAGAATGGATTAGCTGAGATCATTACCCTGACAGGCTTTGAAGTGCCTGTCAGTCGCCGTTACTTAAAAACTTTAAAAGAGCAACTCGGTCTCCAATAA